The Paracholeplasma brassicae genome contains a region encoding:
- a CDS encoding PD-(D/E)XK nuclease family protein, with translation MNAFKDLLENKQKTLVILDLSKKNDYLKQKEAMPFFVSVKFLCTTDLIQALSFSYHKTTRLFVSKHLNVNSETADLYLNVLPFYYLNQSLPPFYQALFDELIKNNLLHLSDFKSRYDGYVVLLTETVEPIILMTLNRLGFEVILPIDPNNQTNDVHLIKALHAKDEVNQVFEQIARKLDFGVNINQIKLIADQTYHSLFEVYSELYQIPVSISKNTSLVQFQLTKDVLNKIAILSGNNTEVLTQIKDYIVSYSFHQSTKLDELKERILSELNDYLLSSYNYRDCLDELYYHFQKTALKSDILEDVIQVVSINYPFLEDHIVFVLGFNAGAYPTITLDNDFLSDEQKKSLNLLTSIEKTQTNKKQLIHSLSSIKHLTISYKVESPQGEAYPSFILQTLPKKIKTLVPEFSTDRYSIRKDKLSYKALLDTYHLYGIRSPLLESFEREKELQLPKSYDPTFKGFNDPTFINQLTTLSFTKLNDYFLCGYQFYLKHLLNVKTSFEESTQLHLGNFFHEVLKDYQQINNQKDINDYLTTYLLNHQLTLEQQFFLKESIIQLEQVLTFIKTLEARSSYLLYQTELEVSMPFESKQTYLLLGKIDKILRHHEFSEKIYVVDYKTGNAIKPLDYLLDGFNSQLLFYLLFLKKNHFESPYFSGFFYQNIYTNVLKKEEGKTYEELQKEAYQLSGYKLNDLRSITEIDPLFQTENTLAKTGVNKDGSLKKSAWVYEHQMLSTVLDDFEALLLKTIKKIEAHDFDINPKIASSIDSCKNCAYRDICYLNKPKTPLEKNNPFERGDDLDS, from the coding sequence ATGAATGCCTTTAAAGACTTATTAGAAAACAAACAAAAAACCTTGGTCATCTTAGATTTGTCTAAAAAAAATGACTATCTCAAACAAAAAGAGGCCATGCCTTTTTTCGTCTCTGTTAAATTTTTATGTACAACTGATTTGATTCAAGCGCTCTCGTTTTCTTATCACAAAACCACACGACTTTTTGTCTCAAAACATTTAAACGTCAATAGCGAAACAGCAGATCTTTATTTAAACGTCTTACCGTTTTACTATTTAAATCAAAGCTTACCACCGTTTTATCAGGCACTATTTGATGAACTAATAAAAAATAACCTGTTACACCTTAGTGATTTTAAATCGCGTTATGATGGTTATGTGGTGCTATTAACCGAAACCGTTGAACCGATTATTTTAATGACTTTAAATCGTCTTGGATTTGAAGTTATCCTACCTATTGATCCAAATAATCAAACAAACGATGTTCATCTAATTAAGGCACTCCACGCCAAAGATGAAGTTAACCAGGTCTTTGAACAAATCGCAAGAAAACTCGATTTTGGTGTTAATATCAATCAAATCAAACTCATCGCAGATCAAACCTATCATAGCCTATTTGAGGTTTATAGTGAGCTCTATCAAATTCCTGTTTCTATATCAAAAAACACATCACTTGTTCAGTTTCAACTGACCAAAGATGTGTTAAACAAAATAGCCATTCTTAGTGGAAATAACACCGAGGTATTAACGCAAATCAAAGACTATATTGTCTCATACTCATTTCATCAATCAACAAAACTTGATGAACTAAAAGAGAGAATTTTATCTGAATTAAATGACTACCTCCTTAGTTCATATAACTATCGCGACTGTTTAGATGAACTTTATTACCACTTCCAAAAAACCGCTTTAAAAAGCGATATATTAGAAGATGTCATTCAAGTTGTCTCAATCAATTATCCCTTTTTAGAAGATCACATCGTCTTTGTTTTAGGCTTTAATGCTGGCGCATATCCTACCATTACCTTAGACAATGATTTTTTAAGTGACGAACAAAAAAAATCACTTAACCTATTAACATCGATTGAGAAAACACAAACAAATAAAAAACAACTCATCCATAGTCTTTCTAGTATTAAACATCTAACCATTTCTTATAAAGTAGAAAGCCCACAAGGTGAGGCTTATCCTTCATTTATACTTCAAACATTACCTAAAAAAATCAAAACCTTAGTACCTGAGTTTTCTACAGATAGATACTCTATAAGAAAAGACAAACTATCCTATAAAGCACTGCTTGATACCTACCATTTGTATGGCATTAGAAGTCCTTTACTAGAATCATTTGAAAGAGAAAAGGAATTACAGCTTCCAAAATCATACGACCCAACGTTTAAAGGATTTAACGATCCAACATTTATTAATCAACTAACAACACTCTCTTTTACTAAACTAAATGACTATTTTTTATGTGGTTATCAATTTTACTTAAAGCACCTCTTAAACGTCAAAACGTCATTTGAAGAAAGCACCCAACTTCACCTTGGCAACTTTTTTCATGAGGTCTTAAAAGACTACCAACAAATCAACAATCAAAAAGATATCAATGATTATCTTACTACCTACCTTTTAAATCATCAGTTAACCCTTGAACAGCAGTTCTTTTTAAAGGAATCGATTATTCAATTAGAACAGGTCTTAACGTTCATTAAAACCTTAGAAGCACGTTCTAGTTACCTGCTTTATCAAACCGAACTTGAGGTAAGCATGCCTTTTGAATCAAAACAGACCTACCTTCTTTTAGGAAAAATCGACAAAATCTTACGTCATCATGAATTTAGTGAGAAAATATACGTCGTAGACTATAAAACAGGCAATGCCATTAAACCCCTTGATTACCTGCTTGATGGATTTAACTCGCAACTGTTGTTTTACTTGTTGTTTCTAAAGAAGAATCATTTTGAAAGTCCTTACTTTAGCGGCTTCTTCTATCAAAATATCTACACGAATGTTTTAAAAAAAGAAGAGGGAAAAACCTACGAAGAACTTCAAAAAGAAGCCTATCAGCTTTCTGGCTACAAATTAAATGACTTAAGATCAATTACAGAAATCGATCCTTTATTTCAAACAGAAAACACGCTTGCAAAAACTGGTGTTAATAAAGATGGTTCACTTAAGAAAAGTGCTTGGGTATATGAGCATCAAATGCTAAGTACTGTCCTTGATGACTTTGAGGCCTTACTTTTAAAGACCATTAAAAAGATTGAAGCCCATGATTTTGATATCAATCCGAAAATCGCTTCTTCGATTGATTCTTGTAAGAATTGTGCTTATAGAGACATTTGTTATCTAAATAAGCCAAAGACCCCTTTAGAAAAAAACAACCCATTCGAAAGAGGTGATGACCTTGATTCCTAA
- a CDS encoding AAA family ATPase, whose amino-acid sequence MRIKQLDIQAFGPFGGFESIDFKQINKKQLFLITGNTGAGKTTIFDSVCFALYGKTSGSQRNEPENLRSHFAIEELDTYVRLIFEVNKETYEIKRYPKQQRYSKRTKGYVSKNQTIEFKSLNQPTGILTKIQEVDQKILEVIGLTYEQFRQIVMLPQGEFQKLLTSKSDDKTEIFRKIFQTESFEEFQNRLFEKRNNAFKQIEKDINQLELIKKQLSSSSEPLSLLLDNEAVSYEDMIKELDSYLQKQQVALQIKKDALKEEEVLLNQARQSYQYNEQQNKYLDEQATLKQQKHSLESQSQFIESLKIELDQYEQTRAHVITYQDYVNSNEEINRLNIMVEALHKQLSEAKQAFLQAEEAQKAVTTLEKERDNQRNIESDLKRELQKLKDLKNDEAEFTRFNDELEQLEKQSLELNKDVALKKKSQQALEETIKTSELKIKQIGPLYQTIETETNEQKKLEELSQIYDTYIKEKESYSQLLSKLDIEDKTFKETRTIYETTKQAYHHSLVDVLRKELVDNEPCPVCGSTNHPQKALTKERSFPTKEEVMKAESIYLESLKQKERLETSLNEKRDVILALELKLPNEKESISNDLEIKKAHVNKIKQEITNLEHLRETIENQNRAVKSLLNQIESINHSVHQNELLKAKSQEKIRKQNELILKYQNELKNKDDQMVVLELNTIDEQIKQIEQTIKTLNEDHRKKELIYKEVELNLSNTKKRAEEQQTKNKQSKRVLDSFLERKQMSLETFKQILSTKDIKEKQQKVNEYTKKEIELQTSLNKLMSLITIDQKVDLETLKESLFSLEQSFKHNQVAIQNEGFYLEETAKRVVEFKTTYDSYIAYGKTFERIKRLSDLSRGLTYNKVSFERYVLSYFFDQILRKANLKLAFMTSNRYYLKRKEDKSRGNQTSGLDLQIYDRNTTRVRDVETLSGGETFKASLCLALGLAEVIKETSGGIEMDTMFIDEGFGTLDQESLDQAIDVLMNLNEEGRIVGLISHVGDLKSVIETQIEIEVSKTGSTIRKED is encoded by the coding sequence ATGAGAATTAAACAATTAGATATTCAAGCGTTTGGCCCTTTTGGAGGATTTGAATCCATCGATTTTAAACAAATCAATAAGAAACAGTTATTCCTAATAACCGGGAATACCGGTGCAGGCAAAACGACCATCTTTGATAGCGTCTGTTTCGCCTTATACGGTAAAACCTCAGGTTCACAACGAAATGAACCTGAAAATCTTAGAAGTCATTTTGCAATAGAAGAACTCGATACGTATGTCAGGTTGATCTTTGAGGTCAATAAAGAAACTTATGAAATCAAAAGGTATCCCAAACAACAACGCTATTCAAAACGGACCAAGGGCTATGTGTCAAAAAATCAAACCATCGAATTTAAATCCCTAAATCAACCAACCGGAATCTTAACTAAAATACAAGAAGTCGATCAAAAAATCTTAGAAGTCATCGGTCTAACCTACGAACAGTTTAGACAAATTGTCATGCTACCTCAAGGTGAGTTTCAAAAACTACTGACGTCAAAAAGTGACGATAAAACTGAAATTTTTAGAAAAATATTTCAGACCGAAAGTTTTGAAGAATTTCAGAATCGACTATTTGAAAAAAGAAATAACGCATTCAAACAAATCGAAAAAGACATTAACCAACTAGAACTCATCAAAAAACAGCTAAGCAGTTCATCAGAACCACTGAGTCTACTTTTAGATAATGAAGCTGTGTCTTATGAAGACATGATAAAAGAACTTGATAGCTACTTACAAAAACAACAAGTAGCGCTTCAAATAAAGAAAGACGCATTAAAAGAAGAAGAAGTTCTTCTAAATCAAGCGCGTCAATCATATCAATACAACGAGCAACAAAACAAATACCTAGATGAACAAGCAACCCTAAAACAACAAAAACATAGCTTAGAGAGCCAATCACAGTTCATTGAATCACTCAAAATCGAACTAGATCAATACGAACAAACCAGAGCGCACGTCATAACCTATCAAGACTATGTTAATTCAAATGAAGAGATTAATAGACTGAACATCATGGTAGAGGCATTACATAAACAATTAAGTGAAGCCAAACAGGCATTTCTTCAAGCAGAAGAGGCACAAAAAGCCGTTACAACGCTTGAAAAAGAAAGAGATAATCAAAGAAACATAGAAAGTGATTTGAAACGTGAACTTCAAAAGCTTAAAGACTTAAAAAACGATGAAGCAGAATTTACACGATTCAACGATGAACTTGAACAACTAGAAAAACAAAGTCTTGAACTTAATAAAGATGTCGCACTTAAGAAAAAATCCCAACAAGCGCTTGAAGAAACCATAAAAACATCAGAACTGAAAATCAAACAAATAGGGCCACTTTATCAAACAATTGAAACAGAAACAAACGAACAAAAAAAGTTAGAAGAACTAAGTCAAATATATGACACCTATATTAAAGAAAAAGAGAGTTACAGTCAACTGCTTTCTAAGCTTGATATCGAAGATAAAACCTTTAAAGAAACAAGAACAATTTATGAAACAACCAAACAAGCCTATCATCACTCGCTCGTTGACGTGCTAAGAAAAGAATTGGTCGATAATGAACCATGCCCTGTTTGTGGATCAACCAATCACCCACAAAAAGCATTAACTAAAGAACGCTCTTTTCCAACCAAAGAAGAAGTCATGAAAGCAGAATCGATTTACTTAGAATCATTAAAACAAAAAGAACGTTTAGAAACATCCCTAAATGAAAAAAGAGACGTCATTTTAGCATTAGAATTGAAGCTTCCAAACGAAAAAGAAAGTATAAGTAATGACTTAGAAATTAAAAAAGCGCATGTCAATAAAATTAAGCAAGAGATTACAAACTTAGAACACTTAAGAGAAACAATTGAGAATCAAAATCGCGCGGTAAAAAGTCTACTTAACCAAATTGAATCGATTAATCACTCAGTTCATCAAAACGAACTTCTAAAAGCCAAGAGTCAAGAAAAAATAAGAAAACAAAACGAACTGATTTTAAAATACCAAAATGAATTAAAAAATAAAGACGATCAAATGGTTGTTTTAGAATTAAATACGATTGATGAACAAATCAAACAAATTGAGCAAACAATCAAAACACTAAATGAAGACCATCGAAAGAAAGAGCTCATCTATAAAGAAGTAGAGTTGAATCTATCAAACACAAAAAAACGCGCTGAAGAACAACAAACGAAAAACAAACAATCAAAGCGAGTATTAGATAGCTTCTTAGAGCGTAAGCAGATGAGTTTAGAGACATTTAAACAAATACTTTCGACCAAAGACATTAAGGAAAAACAACAAAAAGTCAACGAATACACCAAAAAAGAAATTGAACTCCAAACTTCCTTGAATAAACTGATGTCACTTATAACCATCGATCAAAAAGTTGATTTAGAGACACTAAAAGAATCACTTTTTTCCCTTGAACAATCCTTTAAGCATAATCAAGTCGCTATTCAAAACGAGGGTTTCTATTTAGAAGAAACAGCTAAGCGAGTCGTTGAGTTTAAAACCACGTATGATTCCTACATTGCCTATGGTAAAACCTTTGAAAGAATTAAGCGTCTTTCGGATTTATCCAGGGGTCTAACTTATAATAAGGTCTCTTTTGAACGTTATGTATTATCTTATTTCTTTGATCAAATACTAAGAAAAGCAAACCTGAAGTTAGCCTTTATGACTTCAAACAGGTACTATCTCAAACGAAAAGAAGATAAATCAAGGGGCAACCAAACCTCTGGACTGGACTTGCAAATTTATGACCGAAACACCACGAGAGTCAGAGACGTTGAAACCCTATCTGGTGGTGAAACCTTTAAAGCCTCTCTATGTTTGGCCTTAGGTTTAGCTGAGGTCATCAAAGAAACCAGTGGTGGCATTGAAATGGATACCATGTTTATCGACGAAGGTTTTGGCACACTTGACCAAGAGTCTCTTGACCAAGCGATTGATGTTCTAATGAATCTAAATGAAGAAGGACGCATCGTTGGTTTAATTAGTCACGTCGGGGATTTAAAAAGCGTGATTGAAACGCAAATTGAAATTGAGGTAAGTAAAACAGGCAGTACCATACGAAAGGAAGATTAA
- a CDS encoding D-2-hydroxyacid dehydrogenase, whose protein sequence is MKIHLDKKAIGQRMFDELKKQFGSHLITEELSSDVTYRVMLPFVVSDDELSKTPNLSHIQLVTAGYDQMDLTKLKQHRINLYNAKDVYSDTIAEDILTKIFVLNRNVKNYVKQMTEGTWVRHKNEYELYNTTVGFIGMGSLSNALVKRLEGFDCTFLGYRRSTQKDPKFQEIYTDQNGLDLLLTKSDYVIVTLPLNEETNGLLTKERLMHMKNSALLINVGRGEVIVQDDLIELLQTKQIRGAGLDVCYPEPLPRDHILWTLDNVYITPHNAPSSIHQSKRLQSLIVKNIQAYLTDHPMVNEVNY, encoded by the coding sequence GTGAAAATACACCTAGATAAAAAAGCCATCGGACAACGTATGTTTGATGAATTAAAAAAGCAATTTGGTAGTCATTTAATCACCGAAGAACTATCGTCTGATGTGACCTACAGGGTGATGTTACCGTTTGTTGTTAGCGATGATGAATTATCTAAAACGCCTAATCTAAGCCATATACAGTTAGTTACTGCAGGCTATGATCAAATGGATCTTACAAAGTTAAAACAACATAGAATTAACCTATATAACGCAAAAGACGTTTACTCAGATACGATTGCTGAAGACATTTTAACTAAGATTTTCGTGTTAAACAGAAACGTAAAAAACTACGTCAAACAAATGACAGAAGGTACATGGGTTAGACACAAAAACGAGTACGAACTATATAACACCACCGTTGGCTTCATTGGTATGGGCTCGCTTTCTAATGCCCTAGTTAAACGGCTTGAAGGGTTTGATTGCACATTTTTAGGTTATCGTAGAAGTACTCAAAAAGACCCAAAGTTTCAAGAAATTTATACCGATCAAAACGGGCTAGATTTACTCTTAACCAAAAGTGACTACGTGATTGTCACCCTACCATTAAACGAAGAAACCAATGGTTTACTGACAAAAGAACGTTTAATGCACATGAAAAATAGTGCATTATTAATCAATGTTGGCCGTGGTGAGGTCATTGTTCAAGATGATCTAATAGAATTACTACAAACAAAACAAATCAGAGGCGCAGGACTTGATGTGTGTTACCCCGAACCGTTACCAAGAGATCACATCTTATGGACACTTGATAACGTCTATATAACACCACACAACGCACCATCTTCAATTCATCAATCAAAAAGGCTTCAATCGTTGATTGTAAAAAACATTCAAGCCTATTTAACCGATCACCCAATGGTCAATGAAGTTAATTACTAA
- a CDS encoding exonuclease SbcCD subunit D, giving the protein MKILSIGDLHLGKIVNGYSLLTHQIESLNQVKKALRDHQVDLLMITGDLYDRAIPPKEAIKVFDNFLNDVLKENIKVSYIAGNHDSYERTSFLSDVLKGTSLFIGKEFDQTIDSFTLKEGNQTYRFYLIPFMPYQYVREILNDDSIDCFQKSYEAMLKTIELNDNEINLLMTHAFIGHAGTNPEVSDSEKTLAVGGLDFVDSQLFEAFDYTLLGHIHKPQSVYYDNVRYTGSIYKYSFSEETHQKSMLLLEINSKEDIKQTLIPIHMSKEWHTLSMSFDEIINNEALISKHQNDYVRIRLTDEIDVSDGVARLKQRFLYLMEFSYQKDAEFVSLGGAVTDQLAKDMLNKENPEKTMRSLFIEFSRTQANLELDEVDLKIVEETIEELIRGNNDEN; this is encoded by the coding sequence ATGAAAATTCTTTCAATTGGTGATCTTCACCTAGGCAAAATTGTGAATGGGTATTCCTTGCTTACTCATCAAATAGAGAGTTTGAATCAAGTAAAAAAGGCGCTAAGAGATCATCAAGTGGATTTACTGATGATTACAGGTGATTTATACGACCGTGCGATTCCACCAAAAGAAGCGATAAAGGTCTTTGATAACTTCTTAAATGACGTCTTAAAAGAAAACATTAAGGTAAGCTATATTGCAGGTAACCACGACTCCTACGAACGTACCTCTTTTTTAAGTGATGTTTTAAAAGGCACTTCTTTATTCATAGGAAAAGAGTTTGACCAAACCATTGATTCATTCACACTTAAGGAAGGTAATCAAACCTATCGTTTTTATCTAATCCCATTCATGCCTTATCAGTATGTTAGAGAAATCTTGAACGATGATTCAATCGATTGTTTTCAAAAGAGCTATGAAGCGATGTTAAAAACAATTGAGTTAAATGACAACGAAATCAATCTATTGATGACACATGCATTTATTGGTCATGCGGGTACTAATCCAGAGGTTTCAGACTCAGAAAAAACACTTGCAGTGGGTGGTCTTGATTTTGTTGATAGTCAATTATTTGAAGCTTTCGATTATACGCTTTTAGGGCACATCCATAAGCCTCAATCGGTTTATTACGACAACGTTAGATACACGGGATCGATATATAAATATTCCTTTAGTGAGGAAACACACCAAAAATCAATGTTACTACTAGAAATCAACTCAAAAGAAGACATTAAACAAACCTTGATTCCAATACATATGTCAAAAGAATGGCACACGTTATCGATGAGCTTTGATGAAATCATCAATAATGAGGCTTTAATCAGTAAGCATCAAAACGACTATGTTCGTATTCGTTTAACGGATGAAATCGATGTGTCTGATGGGGTAGCTAGACTAAAACAACGATTTTTGTACCTGATGGAGTTTAGTTATCAAAAAGATGCTGAGTTTGTTTCACTTGGTGGGGCTGTAACTGACCAATTAGCCAAAGATATGTTAAATAAAGAAAACCCGGAAAAAACAATGAGGTCACTTTTTATCGAATTTTCAAGAACACAAGCCAACCTAGAATTAGACGAGGTGGATTTAAAAATCGTTGAAGAGACCATCGAAGAACTCATAAGGGGGAATAACGATGAGAATTAA
- a CDS encoding UvrD-helicase domain-containing protein, protein MIPKKPKESYYTDHQWQAIHQKNSNVLISAGAGSGKTSVLTERVLRILNEGIDINRLLILTFTKAASLEMKERIRKNLEKAIKNAPNPHLERQLELLDVSFITTFDSFCLYLVKKYNHKLGIKKDIQIGDENLFKQQKKRIIQDLFQSLYEENNEDFFAYLRTYTTKSDEKLEDQLLFLAEQLQKYDLDETYLDTYEQTYYGKNYQEKLTHALIEKVTEFKQGLQKLNNDLSLLALESESGQDTKTRLENEIASLLSFEDLTSFNRYTEEKESFKITLKTSRDDRSLLKPYLDSFKDLLNLYQPYFSHSIETHNQTHEKNKPHVLFLLSLAFRFLASYSAFQDHLGIYDFLSISSLSTKLLKDHEDVRNELKHFYHELLIDEFQDTSLIQNIFISQIENNNVFMVGDIKQSIYRFRDAKPELFQQKYDLFKAQPTAGIKIDLNQNFRSRKEILEDINTLFYRTMSPRIGGVTYDGLQALVFGNQTYEKQKANQPYGIEILEVLSKEELEDHEKTYKTDESQVFSIIKDIKDKMASKYQVLDSKTNQLRDVKFDDFVILIDRKSPFRLFKAVAEANQVPMYLHATEPFVSNDDVLALRSLLSLFYCFKDASYGKDHFTHDFLSVFRSYLFQINDQILHDSLNALKNHSYFDYKKVLSNETIITTLDKLNALNVLSETLSLDLFLIEVTKTFNLLEKALVLNQIEAIESRLFYLIDKAKSLSKLNFGLLELLEYFSFINEEDLDLDFQSSSKLKEGMVNVMTIHKSKGLEFSICYYPMLDKRWSSPNLSNFYFDLTYGIIMPSFDEGLTDNIEKQLHLAQEKQEMISERLRLFYVALTRAKELAVIVANPPSNETFINEIKSDELVDESIRNNYNSFNQLVYTVIGHYAKKRIKAPYDEIIYNENYKDSIQKQRVHFKKEQVFNYKALSYKPKQIKKERISGNFVEIKDEQTLKDMALGTLIHEQLERLDFCLPLKNQIDQLPVDNNVKKFLYKLDRLPFLHDLKEAFIYQEYEFIVSTDDQVKQGIIDLLIETNEALIVVDYKLKDINKPIYFSQLEGYKDYLSTKSNKPIRAYLYSLIDGVYLEV, encoded by the coding sequence TTGATTCCTAAAAAACCCAAAGAGAGTTACTATACCGATCATCAGTGGCAAGCCATTCATCAAAAAAACTCAAACGTTTTAATCAGTGCTGGTGCCGGTTCAGGAAAGACAAGTGTCTTAACTGAACGTGTCCTACGAATACTTAATGAGGGGATAGACATCAACCGTTTATTGATCTTAACTTTTACCAAAGCCGCTTCACTCGAAATGAAAGAACGTATTCGCAAGAATCTAGAGAAGGCAATTAAAAATGCACCAAACCCTCACTTAGAAAGACAACTAGAGCTCCTAGATGTGTCTTTCATCACGACCTTTGATAGCTTTTGTCTATACTTAGTAAAAAAATACAACCACAAATTAGGCATCAAAAAAGACATTCAAATTGGTGATGAAAACTTATTCAAACAACAAAAAAAACGGATCATTCAAGACCTATTTCAATCGCTATATGAAGAAAACAATGAAGATTTTTTCGCGTATTTAAGAACCTACACCACCAAATCCGATGAAAAACTCGAAGATCAACTCTTGTTTTTGGCTGAACAACTCCAAAAGTACGACTTAGATGAAACGTATTTAGATACCTATGAACAAACTTACTACGGAAAAAACTACCAAGAGAAACTCACTCATGCGTTAATCGAAAAAGTAACTGAATTTAAACAAGGCCTACAAAAATTAAATAACGATCTTTCTTTACTAGCGCTTGAGTCAGAAAGTGGACAAGACACTAAAACTAGACTCGAAAATGAAATCGCAAGTTTGCTTAGCTTTGAAGATCTTACCTCTTTTAACCGTTACACAGAGGAAAAAGAATCCTTTAAAATTACCTTAAAAACCTCAAGAGATGACCGCTCTTTATTGAAGCCATACCTTGATTCGTTTAAAGACCTATTAAACTTGTATCAACCTTATTTTAGTCACTCAATTGAGACACACAACCAAACACACGAAAAAAACAAACCTCATGTATTATTTTTATTGAGCTTAGCTTTTCGCTTCTTAGCGTCTTATAGCGCATTTCAAGACCATCTGGGCATTTATGATTTTTTATCCATCAGTAGTCTATCGACCAAACTCTTAAAAGATCATGAAGACGTCAGAAACGAACTAAAACACTTTTATCACGAACTCTTAATCGATGAGTTCCAAGATACCTCACTCATTCAAAACATCTTCATTAGTCAAATCGAAAACAACAATGTGTTTATGGTAGGTGACATCAAGCAATCTATTTACCGTTTTAGAGACGCGAAACCAGAACTCTTCCAACAAAAATACGATTTGTTTAAAGCTCAACCAACCGCTGGAATTAAGATTGATCTCAATCAAAATTTTCGTTCACGAAAAGAAATCTTAGAAGACATCAATACCTTGTTTTACCGGACCATGAGTCCTCGTATCGGAGGGGTAACCTATGATGGTTTGCAGGCGCTCGTCTTTGGTAATCAAACCTATGAAAAACAAAAAGCAAATCAACCTTATGGCATTGAGATTCTTGAAGTCCTTTCAAAAGAGGAACTAGAAGACCATGAAAAGACGTATAAGACAGATGAATCACAAGTGTTTTCAATCATCAAAGACATTAAAGACAAAATGGCTTCTAAGTACCAAGTGCTCGATTCTAAGACCAATCAATTAAGAGACGTTAAATTTGATGATTTTGTGATACTGATCGACAGAAAAAGTCCATTTAGATTATTTAAGGCAGTGGCAGAGGCCAATCAAGTACCGATGTACTTGCACGCCACAGAACCATTTGTATCCAATGACGATGTGCTAGCACTTCGCAGCTTGTTATCGCTATTCTACTGTTTTAAAGACGCCTCTTATGGTAAAGATCATTTCACTCACGACTTCTTATCCGTCTTTCGCTCTTACTTATTTCAAATCAATGATCAAATACTTCATGACTCACTTAATGCACTTAAGAATCACTCGTACTTTGATTATAAGAAGGTCTTATCGAATGAAACTATCATAACGACCTTAGACAAACTAAATGCCTTAAATGTGTTAAGTGAAACCTTAAGTCTAGATCTATTTTTGATTGAAGTCACTAAAACATTTAATCTACTAGAAAAGGCACTTGTGCTAAATCAAATTGAGGCGATAGAGTCCAGACTATTCTATCTAATAGATAAGGCGAAATCCTTATCAAAGTTGAACTTCGGTTTGTTAGAACTCCTCGAATACTTCTCATTTATTAACGAAGAAGATCTTGATCTTGATTTTCAATCCTCATCAAAATTAAAAGAGGGCATGGTCAATGTCATGACGATTCATAAATCTAAAGGCCTTGAGTTTTCAATTTGTTACTACCCTATGCTTGACAAACGGTGGTCAAGTCCAAACTTATCAAATTTCTATTTTGATTTAACTTACGGTATCATCATGCCTTCATTTGATGAGGGTTTGACAGACAACATCGAAAAGCAACTCCACTTAGCACAAGAAAAACAAGAAATGATTTCAGAACGTCTTCGCTTATTCTATGTTGCCTTAACTAGAGCTAAAGAGCTTGCCGTTATTGTGGCTAATCCACCTTCAAATGAAACATTTATTAACGAAATTAAATCTGATGAACTTGTCGATGAATCCATTAGAAACAACTATAATAGTTTTAATCAATTGGTATATACGGTCATTGGACATTACGCAAAAAAACGTATAAAAGCACCTTATGATGAGATTATCTACAATGAAAATTATAAAGATAGTATTCAAAAACAGCGTGTGCATTTTAAAAAAGAACAAGTATTCAACTACAAGGCATTGAGTTATAAACCAAAGCAAATCAAAAAAGAACGTATTTCTGGAAATTTTGTAGAAATTAAGGACGAACAAACGCTAAAAGATATGGCTCTTGGCACGCTCATTCATGAACAACTAGAACGCCTCGACTTTTGTCTGCCTCTTAAAAATCAAATTGATCAGTTACCCGTTGATAACAACGTAAAAAAGTTTCTCTATAAACTTGATCGATTACCATTTTTACATGATTTAAAAGAGGCTTTCATCTACCAAGAATATGAGTTTATTGTTTCAACTGACGACCAAGTTAAACAAGGGATTATTGACCTCTTAATCGAAACAAATGAGGCGTTAATCGTCGTTGACTACAAATTAAAAGACATCAATAAACCTATCTACTTTAGTCAATTAGAAGGCTACAAAGATTATCTAAGTACTAAATCAAATAAACCGATTCGTGCTTATTTATATAGTTTAATTGATGGTGTATATCTAGAAGTCTAG